A stretch of the Methanosphaera sp. genome encodes the following:
- the hisH gene encoding imidazole glycerol phosphate synthase subunit HisH, which yields MDYGSGNIRSIHNGFKKIGADTVVSSDKKTIADADAIILPGVGAFGAVMNNLIEYKDIVLDHIADDKPLLGICLGLHMLFSESEETENIEGLNIFKGSVKRFDLPADYKIPHMGWNQIRVNDTESNNCELLRGCDDKYMYFVHSYYIDPEDKDLITAYTNYGHDVPVAIGRGNVHALQFHPEKSGANGLEILRRFVNLIE from the coding sequence ATGGACTATGGTAGTGGAAATATCCGTAGTATTCACAATGGATTTAAAAAGATAGGTGCAGATACTGTTGTTTCATCAGATAAGAAGACTATTGCTGATGCTGATGCAATTATTCTTCCTGGTGTTGGTGCATTTGGTGCTGTTATGAACAATCTTATTGAATATAAGGATATTGTTCTTGATCATATTGCAGATGATAAGCCTCTTCTTGGTATTTGTCTTGGTCTTCATATGCTTTTTTCTGAAAGTGAAGAAACAGAGAATATTGAGGGTCTTAACATATTTAAAGGTAGTGTTAAACGTTTTGATCTTCCAGCAGACTATAAAATTCCTCACATGGGCTGGAATCAGATAAGAGTTAATGACACAGAATCTAATAATTGTGAACTGCTTCGTGGCTGTGATGATAAGTATATGTATTTTGTTCATTCATACTATATTGATCCTGAAGATAAAGATCTTATTACAGCTTATACTAATTATGGTCATGATGTTCCTGTTGCTATTGGTCGTGGCAATGTTCATGCTCTTCAGTTCCACCCTGAAAAGAGTGGTGCTAATGGTCTTGAAATTCTTAGACGTTTTGTTAATCTTATAGAATAA
- a CDS encoding cation:proton antiporter produces MLILLASCISVKFGISVSIVEIVVGIIAGNLGILQVEPWMLYIASIGGMVLTFLAGTEIDFEIVKDNFKTCLFTAIGSFGLSFICVLILCYMMLKWDLTSSLLVAVALSETSIAIVYSVILSRSLSSKTIGTILMGSTFLINIATALALSILFMKPDINTLIFIVLSVIILCVAYKFSNKLFESRKYSMQKNELEIKYIFLLITALIFLANVGGGQALLFVFILGALLAKPFSYDNKNNMLKRLQTVAFSVITPIFFIVGGMKVSIPIIMGSIGVFLAIFIVRVVSKFIGAYPVISHNLDDNHMFISLILSTGLTFGLVAALYGLNNHIISSEIYSILTGVLVLSAILPTFIADKFYPPVIKDE; encoded by the coding sequence GTGCTAATACTTCTTGCAAGTTGTATTTCAGTAAAATTTGGAATTTCAGTATCTATTGTTGAAATAGTAGTTGGTATTATTGCAGGAAATCTGGGAATTTTACAAGTTGAACCATGGATGTTATATATAGCATCAATTGGTGGAATGGTCTTAACATTCCTTGCAGGAACAGAAATTGACTTTGAAATAGTTAAAGATAACTTTAAAACATGCCTATTTACAGCTATAGGATCGTTTGGTTTATCATTTATATGTGTACTAATACTTTGTTATATGATGCTTAAGTGGGATTTAACATCATCACTACTTGTTGCAGTAGCACTTAGTGAAACATCTATTGCAATTGTATATTCTGTGATTTTAAGTCGTAGTTTATCATCAAAAACAATTGGTACAATACTTATGGGATCTACATTTCTTATAAATATTGCAACTGCATTAGCATTAAGTATACTATTTATGAAGCCAGATATTAACACACTGATATTCATTGTTTTATCTGTTATAATATTATGTGTTGCATATAAATTTTCAAATAAATTATTTGAAAGTCGTAAATATTCAATGCAGAAAAATGAGTTAGAAATTAAATATATATTTCTTCTAATAACAGCATTGATATTTCTTGCAAATGTTGGTGGAGGACAAGCACTACTATTTGTATTCATACTAGGAGCACTACTTGCAAAACCATTTAGCTATGACAACAAAAACAACATGCTAAAAAGACTTCAAACAGTAGCATTTAGTGTAATAACACCAATATTCTTTATAGTTGGAGGAATGAAAGTATCAATACCCATAATAATGGGATCAATAGGAGTGTTCCTTGCAATCTTCATAGTACGTGTAGTATCAAAATTTATTGGTGCATATCCTGTAATATCACACAATCTTGATGACAATCACATGTTTATAAGTCTTATACTTTCAACAGGACTTACATTTGGTCTTGTAGCAGCATTATATGGACTTAATAATCATATTATAAGTAGTGAAATTTACAGTATTCTTACAGGAGTTTTAGTACTTAGTGCAATACTTCCAACATTTATTGCAGATAAATTCTATCCACCAGTAATTAAAGATGAATAA
- a CDS encoding bifunctional 5,6,7,8-tetrahydromethanopterin hydro-lyase/3-hexulose-6-phosphate synthase: MYEIGEALIGDGPELAHIDLVIGDKKGPVGTAFANNMASMSVGHTPLLAVIRPNLATKPATLIVPKVTVQNLDDVSKIFGPAQTAVGRAVADAVEEEIIPKDMVDDLVLMVNVFIDPSAKDYRKIYQYNYGATKLAIKRALEGYPSVDKVLAEKDRGTHPIMGFKAMKLWNPPYLQVALDLDNEDKMRSIIRALPKRERILIEAGTPLVKKFGVEIISKIREERPGAFIIADLKTLDVGRVEVKMAADETADAVAISGLGTNESIEKAIHECSKQGIYSILDMMNVSDIPAKLEQLKLKPNIVLLHRNIDSETMRDNDNEQQSEWGNIKEIKSKLGERGLIAVAGGVTPEKVTTALENGADIIIAGRYIIGSSDVRRAAEDFLYYMPQDSDTMRLALDEDEKI, encoded by the coding sequence ATGTATGAAATTGGAGAAGCTTTAATTGGAGATGGACCTGAATTAGCACACATCGACTTAGTTATTGGTGATAAAAAAGGACCTGTAGGAACAGCATTTGCAAACAACATGGCAAGTATGTCAGTAGGACACACACCACTTCTTGCAGTAATAAGACCAAACCTTGCAACAAAACCTGCAACATTAATTGTACCAAAAGTAACAGTACAAAACCTTGATGATGTAAGTAAAATCTTTGGTCCTGCACAAACAGCAGTAGGACGAGCAGTAGCTGATGCAGTAGAAGAAGAAATCATACCAAAAGACATGGTAGATGACCTTGTATTAATGGTAAATGTATTTATTGACCCATCAGCAAAAGACTACCGTAAAATATACCAATACAACTATGGAGCAACCAAACTTGCAATAAAACGTGCACTTGAAGGATACCCATCAGTTGACAAAGTATTAGCAGAAAAAGACAGAGGAACACATCCAATTATGGGATTCAAAGCAATGAAATTATGGAACCCACCATACCTACAAGTAGCTCTTGACCTTGATAATGAAGATAAAATGCGTAGCATAATTCGTGCATTACCAAAACGTGAAAGAATACTTATAGAAGCAGGTACACCACTAGTTAAAAAATTCGGTGTAGAAATCATAAGCAAAATAAGAGAAGAAAGACCTGGAGCATTCATTATTGCAGATCTTAAAACATTAGATGTTGGAAGAGTAGAAGTTAAAATGGCAGCAGATGAAACAGCAGATGCTGTAGCAATCTCAGGACTTGGAACAAACGAATCAATAGAAAAAGCTATCCATGAATGTAGCAAACAAGGAATATACTCAATACTTGATATGATGAACGTATCAGATATTCCAGCAAAACTTGAACAACTCAAATTAAAACCAAACATAGTTCTCTTACACAGAAACATCGACTCAGAAACAATGAGAGACAACGATAACGAACAACAATCCGAATGGGGAAACATCAAAGAAATCAAATCCAAACTCGGAGAAAGAGGATTAATCGCAGTAGCTGGTGGAGTAACACCTGAAAAAGTAACAACAGCACTCGAAAACGGTGCAGACATTATTATTGCAGGAAGATACATCATCGGATCATCAGATGTAAGAAGAGCAGCAGAAGACTTCCTCTACTACATGCCACAAGACTCAGATACAATGAGACTTGCACTTGACGAAGACGAAAAAATATAA
- a CDS encoding AIR synthase-related protein, which yields MDIEEFVRSNINKDKDETIEKLTEILKYYKNIPDDKALKLANVVYDEIKTTQNIDTTQIEDLMQYPHTNIKMGEFGVGSRGVGDFYVHSKIAEIIENTKTDSIVDPTQQDDGGVIKVDDTYYITTAIDGIHSRLGDYPFLAGFHTARATLRDVCVMGANPVGLISDIHLADDGDIGKILDFTAGICAVSELTDVPLISGSTLRIGGDMVLGDRLTGAVGAVGSSDKMPTARNQSQKGDIILMTQGSGGGTITTTSIYNNYPDVIECTMNVDFIKAAKLLNEYPNSSAIHAMTDITNGGINGDANEINKTTKLGIELYRENILNLIEPKVLSMLDDLKIDPFGVSIDSLMIIVDKDEYMNVMNLLNDNNIKTDVIGKITDTQKTYIKDADGSMEVLKPKFREAAYTPIKKIIDELTDNDFDESSRIIDEKTRDAIAKKDKIVASIKARYE from the coding sequence ATGGATATAGAAGAATTTGTTAGATCAAACATTAACAAAGATAAAGATGAAACAATAGAAAAGCTTACAGAAATTCTCAAATACTACAAAAACATACCAGATGATAAAGCATTAAAACTTGCAAATGTAGTATATGATGAAATTAAAACAACACAAAACATAGATACAACACAAATTGAGGATTTAATGCAATATCCACATACAAACATTAAAATGGGAGAATTTGGTGTAGGATCAAGAGGAGTTGGAGATTTCTATGTTCATAGTAAAATTGCAGAAATTATTGAAAATACAAAGACGGATTCAATAGTAGATCCAACACAACAAGATGATGGTGGAGTAATAAAAGTAGATGATACATACTACATAACAACAGCAATAGATGGAATACATTCAAGACTAGGAGATTATCCATTTCTTGCAGGATTTCACACAGCACGTGCAACACTACGTGATGTCTGTGTAATGGGAGCAAATCCAGTGGGACTTATAAGTGATATTCACCTTGCAGATGATGGAGATATTGGTAAAATTCTTGATTTTACTGCAGGAATTTGTGCAGTATCAGAGTTAACTGATGTACCATTAATATCTGGTAGTACACTTCGTATTGGTGGAGATATGGTTCTTGGTGACAGACTTACAGGTGCTGTTGGTGCTGTTGGATCATCAGATAAGATGCCAACTGCAAGAAATCAGTCACAAAAGGGTGATATTATTCTTATGACACAGGGATCTGGTGGTGGAACAATTACAACAACATCAATCTATAATAATTACCCTGATGTTATTGAATGTACAATGAATGTTGATTTCATAAAAGCTGCAAAACTTCTTAATGAATATCCAAATAGTAGTGCTATTCATGCAATGACAGACATTACAAATGGTGGTATTAATGGTGATGCTAATGAAATTAATAAGACAACAAAGCTTGGTATAGAACTTTATCGTGAAAATATCCTTAATCTTATTGAACCTAAAGTTCTCAGTATGCTTGATGATCTTAAAATTGACCCATTTGGTGTATCTATTGATTCACTTATGATTATAGTAGATAAGGATGAATACATGAATGTTATGAATCTTTTAAATGATAATAATATTAAAACAGATGTTATTGGAAAAATTACAGATACACAAAAAACCTACATTAAAGATGCTGATGGCAGTATGGAAGTTCTTAAACCTAAATTTAGGGAAGCTGCATATACTCCTATTAAGAAGATTATTGATGAGTTAACAGATAATGATTTTGATGAATCATCACGTATTATTGATGAAAAAACAAGGGATGCTATTGCAAAAAAAGATAAAATTGTAGCCAGTATAAAAGCTCGTTATGAATAG
- a CDS encoding PHP domain-containing protein, translated as MKIDTHIHSKFSKDSIMPLEDIIKYSRIENLEAIAISDHDEIGVIEAIKNVEHEGIIVIPAEEVSTTKGHIVALGISEYIKPLQTPQETVDQIHDNGGVAIAAHPYCYYRSGVGDIVRDLDVDAMETKNSRFILGMSNYMSKVVSQKYDIPAIGASDAHFIEGIGSCYTEIPQADSVDEILKYIKKGMTKACGIRTPMKAIIREVIRKKGHRTKPKTE; from the coding sequence ATGAAGATTGATACACATATTCACAGTAAGTTTTCTAAGGATTCTATAATGCCACTTGAGGATATTATTAAATATAGTAGAATTGAAAATCTAGAAGCTATAGCAATATCTGATCATGATGAAATTGGGGTAATTGAGGCAATAAAGAATGTTGAACATGAGGGTATTATTGTAATACCAGCAGAAGAGGTAAGTACAACTAAGGGTCATATTGTAGCTCTTGGAATTAGTGAATATATTAAGCCTCTTCAAACACCACAGGAGACTGTTGATCAAATTCATGACAATGGTGGGGTAGCTATTGCTGCACATCCATACTGTTATTATCGTAGTGGTGTTGGTGATATTGTAAGAGATCTTGATGTTGATGCTATGGAAACTAAGAATTCAAGATTTATTCTTGGTATGTCAAATTATATGAGTAAAGTTGTATCACAAAAGTATGATATTCCAGCTATTGGTGCAAGTGATGCACATTTTATTGAGGGAATTGGTAGTTGTTATACAGAAATTCCACAGGCAGATAGTGTTGATGAAATCTTAAAGTATATCAAAAAAGGCATGACAAAAGCTTGTGGAATAAGAACTCCTATGAAGGCTATTATTCGTGAAGTTATAAGAAAAAAAGGACATAGAACTAAGCCAAAAACAGAATAA